One segment of Sinorhizobium sp. BG8 DNA contains the following:
- a CDS encoding methyltetrahydrofolate cobalamin methyltransferase, whose amino-acid sequence MTRTIVASATREIVIGFDQPFCVIGERINPTGRKKLAAEMIEGNFDTVIKDALEQVAAGATMLDINAGVTAVNPNETEPPLLVKTLEIVQGLVDIPLAIDSSVTAAIEAGLKVAKGRPLVNSVTGEEEKLEAILPLVKKYNVPVVAISNDETGISMDPDVRFAVAKKIVERAMDHGIKPEDVVVDPLVMPIGALGDAGRQVFALLRRLREELKVNTTCGLSNISFGLPHRHGINAGFIPMVIGAGMTSAIMNPCRPQEMEAVRAANVLSGTDANCTNWIMTYRDHKPAEGGAHAAPAAAAPAAGGGRRGGRAARAGAGAARE is encoded by the coding sequence ATGACACGCACCATCGTCGCATCCGCCACCCGTGAAATCGTGATCGGCTTCGACCAGCCCTTCTGCGTGATCGGCGAACGCATCAACCCGACCGGCCGCAAGAAGCTTGCCGCTGAAATGATCGAGGGCAACTTCGATACGGTCATCAAGGATGCGCTGGAACAGGTCGCAGCCGGCGCAACCATGCTCGACATCAATGCGGGCGTCACAGCCGTCAATCCCAACGAGACCGAGCCACCGCTCCTCGTCAAGACGCTGGAGATCGTACAGGGCCTCGTGGACATCCCGCTCGCGATCGACAGTTCCGTCACCGCGGCGATCGAGGCGGGCCTCAAGGTCGCCAAGGGCCGCCCGCTCGTGAACTCCGTGACGGGCGAAGAGGAAAAGCTGGAAGCGATCCTGCCGCTCGTGAAGAAGTACAACGTTCCGGTCGTCGCCATTTCCAACGACGAGACGGGCATTTCGATGGACCCGGACGTTCGCTTCGCGGTCGCCAAGAAGATTGTCGAGCGCGCCATGGACCACGGCATCAAGCCTGAGGACGTCGTGGTCGACCCGCTGGTCATGCCGATCGGGGCTCTCGGCGACGCCGGGCGCCAGGTCTTCGCGCTCTTGCGGCGCCTGCGGGAGGAACTGAAGGTCAACACGACCTGCGGTCTTTCCAACATCTCCTTCGGCCTGCCGCACCGCCACGGCATCAATGCGGGCTTCATCCCCATGGTCATCGGTGCGGGCATGACGTCCGCGATCATGAACCCTTGCCGTCCGCAGGAGATGGAAGCCGTGCGTGCCGCCAACGTGCTTTCCGGCACGGACGCGAACTGCACGAACTGGATCATGACCTATCGCGACCACAAGCCGGCCGAAGGCGGTGCCCATGCGGCCCCCGCGGCTGCGGCACCTGCCGCCGGCGGCGGCCGTCGTGGCGGCCGTGCAGCCCGCGCCGGCGCCGGCGCTGCGAGGGAATAG
- a CDS encoding methylenetetrahydrofolate reductase, producing the protein MVHMDENPLGAHLPLDPLPGHSSLGRLERVLRRGEFAVTAELNPPDSANPEDVYERAAIFDGWVDGINAVDASGANCHMSSVGICALLTRMGYAPIMQIACRDKNRIAIQGDVLGAAAMGVANIMCLTGDGVQAGDQPGAKPVFDLDCMSLLETVRIMRDNAKFLSGRKLTTPPKVFLGAAINPFAPPYDFRPYRLAKKIEAGAQFVQSQYCFDVPMFREYMKKVCDLGLHEKCFILVGVGPMASAKTAKWIRSNVPGIHIPDAVIKRLEGAEDQKKEGKQLCIDIINEVKEIEGVSGIHVMAYRQEEYVAEIVHESGVLKGRRPWTREANRGDSLVAERIEQAREGKEQNQQQLAEIAAHHPH; encoded by the coding sequence ATGGTGCACATGGATGAAAACCCGCTCGGTGCGCACCTGCCGCTTGACCCGCTCCCGGGACATTCCTCGCTCGGGCGCCTCGAGCGCGTGCTGCGTCGCGGAGAGTTTGCCGTTACCGCCGAGCTCAACCCGCCCGACAGCGCCAATCCCGAGGATGTCTACGAGCGCGCGGCGATTTTCGACGGATGGGTCGACGGCATCAACGCGGTCGATGCGTCCGGCGCCAACTGCCACATGTCGTCCGTCGGCATTTGCGCGCTGCTGACCCGGATGGGTTATGCGCCGATCATGCAGATCGCCTGCCGCGACAAGAACCGCATCGCGATCCAGGGCGACGTGCTGGGCGCCGCCGCCATGGGCGTGGCCAACATCATGTGCCTGACCGGTGACGGCGTTCAGGCCGGCGACCAGCCGGGCGCCAAACCGGTCTTCGATCTCGACTGCATGTCGCTGCTGGAAACCGTCCGCATCATGCGCGACAACGCCAAATTCCTTTCGGGCAGAAAGCTGACGACACCGCCCAAGGTGTTCCTCGGTGCCGCGATCAATCCGTTCGCGCCGCCCTACGACTTCCGCCCCTACCGGCTCGCCAAGAAGATAGAGGCAGGCGCCCAGTTCGTGCAGAGCCAGTACTGCTTCGATGTCCCGATGTTCCGGGAGTACATGAAAAAGGTCTGCGATCTTGGCCTCCACGAAAAGTGCTTTATTCTCGTCGGCGTCGGACCGATGGCTTCTGCCAAGACGGCGAAGTGGATACGCTCCAACGTTCCTGGAATTCACATACCCGATGCCGTGATCAAGCGGCTGGAAGGCGCGGAAGACCAGAAGAAGGAAGGCAAGCAGCTCTGCATCGACATCATCAACGAGGTGAAGGAGATCGAAGGCGTCTCCGGCATCCACGTGATGGCCTATCGGCAGGAGGAGTATGTCGCAGAGATCGTGCATGAATCCGGCGTACTGAAGGGTCGCCGCCCCTGGACGCGCGAAGCCAACCGTGGCGACAGCCTCGTTGCGGAACGCATCGAGCAGGCGCGCGAAGGCAAGGAACAGAACCAGCAGCAGTTGGCCGAGATAGCGGCCCATCATCCCCATTGA
- a CDS encoding GlxA family transcriptional regulator, translated as MNKPQVKKRSLVFFLVPNFSMLPFSAAIETLRIANRMLGYEAYSWRLASTDGQQVLSSAGIGIEVNTSLADERKFLGGENRPSMVLVCSGVFVEEFNNKSVNAWLREVYNRGVAVGSLCTGAHVLAQAGLLSGKRCAIHWENLPGFAEAFPQADVYADLYEIDSNIYTCAGGTASLDMMLNLIDQDFGENLVNRVCEQALTDRVRGPHDRQRLPLRARLGVQNAKVLSIIELMESNLSEPLSLLEIADSADLSRRQIERLFRQEMGRSPARYYLEIRLDRARHLLVQSSMPVVEVAVACGFVSASHFSKCYRELYNRSPQQERADRKVTLAVATR; from the coding sequence ATGAACAAGCCACAGGTCAAAAAGCGCTCTCTCGTCTTCTTCCTCGTACCGAATTTTTCCATGTTGCCCTTCTCAGCGGCAATCGAAACCTTGCGAATTGCCAACCGCATGTTGGGATATGAGGCCTATTCCTGGCGTCTCGCTTCCACGGACGGACAGCAGGTCCTCTCATCCGCCGGGATCGGGATCGAGGTGAACACGTCACTTGCCGACGAGCGCAAGTTTCTTGGCGGTGAGAACCGTCCCTCGATGGTGCTCGTCTGTTCCGGCGTCTTCGTCGAGGAGTTCAACAACAAGTCGGTCAATGCGTGGCTTCGCGAAGTCTACAATCGCGGCGTTGCCGTAGGCTCCCTCTGTACGGGCGCGCATGTCCTGGCGCAGGCAGGCCTGCTGTCCGGAAAACGCTGCGCCATCCACTGGGAAAACCTGCCGGGCTTCGCCGAGGCATTCCCGCAGGCGGACGTCTACGCCGATCTCTATGAGATCGATAGCAACATCTACACCTGCGCCGGCGGCACCGCATCGCTCGACATGATGCTCAACCTGATCGACCAGGATTTCGGCGAGAACCTCGTCAACCGGGTCTGCGAGCAGGCGTTGACCGACCGCGTCCGTGGCCCCCACGACAGGCAGCGCCTGCCGCTCAGGGCACGCCTCGGCGTGCAGAACGCCAAGGTTCTCTCCATCATCGAACTTATGGAGAGCAATCTCTCCGAACCGCTCTCGCTGCTCGAGATCGCCGACAGCGCCGATCTCTCCCGGCGCCAGATCGAACGGCTGTTCCGGCAGGAAATGGGACGCTCCCCCGCACGCTACTATCTGGAGATCCGGCTCGACCGGGCCCGCCATCTGCTGGTCCAGTCGTCCATGCCGGTCGTCGAGGTGGCTGTGGCCTGCGGCTTCGTGTCCGCCTCACACTTCTCGAAGTGCTATCGCGAACTGTACAATCGCTCGCCGCAGCAGGAGCGCGCCGACCGCAAGGTCACGCTGGCAGTCGCTACCCGCTAG
- a CDS encoding response regulator — MSFIGISGMQYSGASLSHHRIIVAEDSNVFTSMISKRLKELFNIDVEICRNFEELELAYDKSSERITLAISNINLPGAENGEALNYLIDLSVPTIVFTGTFQQQTRDQLLSKEIVDYIIKDNIFAVDMLAESVCRFLTNHRHHVLIVDDSATARALLSTRLKRYNFRVSVAESGAQALALLKANPDVGLVITDYNMPDIDGFELTRRIRGSIGSHQLRIIGVSSSTDRLLSARFLKAGGNDFIMRPFIDEEFYCRVNQNLDTLTQIKAAQLAKVA; from the coding sequence ATGTCTTTCATCGGTATTTCCGGAATGCAGTATTCCGGCGCTTCTTTGTCGCATCACCGGATTATTGTTGCCGAAGATTCAAACGTCTTCACATCCATGATCAGCAAGCGCCTCAAGGAGCTGTTCAATATCGATGTAGAGATTTGCCGCAATTTCGAAGAGCTCGAGCTTGCCTATGACAAGTCTTCGGAACGCATCACGCTCGCGATCTCGAACATCAATCTGCCCGGTGCAGAAAATGGTGAAGCACTCAACTACCTGATCGACCTCAGCGTGCCCACAATCGTCTTTACCGGCACGTTCCAGCAGCAGACCCGGGACCAGTTGCTGTCGAAGGAAATCGTCGACTACATCATCAAGGACAACATCTTCGCCGTCGACATGCTCGCGGAGTCGGTTTGCCGGTTCCTGACGAACCACCGCCATCATGTCCTGATCGTGGATGACAGTGCCACCGCGCGCGCGCTGCTGTCGACCCGCCTCAAGCGGTACAATTTCCGGGTCAGCGTTGCCGAGAGCGGCGCGCAGGCCCTGGCACTCCTCAAGGCAAATCCGGATGTCGGTCTCGTGATCACCGACTACAACATGCCCGACATCGACGGCTTCGAACTCACACGCCGCATCCGAGGATCGATCGGCTCACATCAGCTGCGGATCATCGGGGTTTCCTCCTCGACGGACAGGCTGCTGTCTGCCCGTTTCCTGAAGGCAGGCGGTAACGACTTCATCATGCGGCCCTTCATCGACGAGGAGTTCTATTGCCGGGTCAACCAGAACCTGGACACACTGACCCAGATCAAGGCGGCACAGCTCGCCAAGGTTGCCTGA
- a CDS encoding LysR family transcriptional regulator gives MNLMLRQTLPLLELDILKTFVAIAETGNFTTAAETVHRTPSAVSMQIKKLEEMLGCTLFLRDARSVVLTHNGEVLLSYARRLLALSNEAVSRFMMPDMNGVVRLGAPDDVGELILPEVLKRFADSFPSIAVNVSIESSGALRRAVAEHRLDLAIFNTTKIESTSPGELLMKEQLVWVGKSCGTAYLKNPLPVSVWEEGCIWRARALEELSKSGRDFRVAYFCAHHMGQQAAIRADLAVAPLARFLVRDDMIALSEKDGLPELGYYHIGMVVAEQAEAPALAVADYIRAAFARIERRPKEVLPVAC, from the coding sequence ATGAACCTGATGCTGCGCCAGACGCTTCCCCTGCTGGAGCTGGATATTCTCAAGACATTCGTCGCTATCGCGGAAACGGGAAATTTCACCACGGCCGCCGAAACGGTGCACAGGACGCCCTCTGCGGTCTCCATGCAGATCAAGAAGCTCGAGGAGATGCTCGGCTGCACGCTCTTCCTGCGCGATGCACGATCCGTGGTGCTGACCCACAATGGCGAGGTTTTGCTCTCCTATGCGCGCCGCCTGCTTGCACTCAGCAACGAGGCGGTGTCCCGCTTCATGATGCCGGACATGAACGGCGTGGTCCGCCTCGGCGCGCCTGACGACGTCGGCGAACTCATCCTGCCCGAAGTGCTGAAACGCTTTGCTGACTCGTTCCCATCGATCGCCGTGAACGTCTCGATCGAATCAAGTGGCGCGCTTCGCCGCGCGGTCGCCGAGCACCGGCTGGATCTGGCGATCTTCAACACGACGAAGATCGAGAGCACGTCTCCCGGAGAGCTGCTGATGAAGGAACAGCTCGTCTGGGTGGGCAAGAGTTGCGGCACCGCCTACCTCAAGAACCCGCTGCCGGTTTCGGTGTGGGAGGAGGGGTGCATCTGGAGGGCGCGGGCACTCGAGGAACTGAGCAAGTCCGGCCGTGACTTCCGCGTCGCCTATTTCTGCGCCCATCATATGGGCCAGCAGGCGGCGATCCGCGCGGACCTCGCCGTGGCCCCGCTCGCACGCTTCCTGGTGCGCGACGATATGATCGCTCTGTCCGAGAAGGACGGCTTGCCGGAGCTCGGCTACTACCACATCGGCATGGTCGTGGCGGAACAGGCGGAGGCACCGGCGCTCGCCGTGGCCGACTATATCCGTGCGGCCTTCGCACGCATCGAGCGCCGACCCAAGGAAGTGCTGCCGGTGGCCTGCTGA
- a CDS encoding ASKHA domain-containing protein, translating into MPSGKRGRFPVGTPVLEAARKLGVYVESVCGGRATCGRCQISVQEGNFAKHKIVSSNEHISLKGPKEERYEEIRGLPDGRRLSCSAQILGDLVIDVPQDTVVNAQVVRKAATDRVIERNAAVQLCYVEVEEPDMHKPLGDLDRLKHVLEKDWGWKDLLVASHLVPQVQGILRKGNWGVTAAIHRDMDSSRPFIVGLWPGLKNEAYGIACDIGSTTIAMHLVSLLSGRIVGSSGTSNPQIRFGEDLMSRVSYVMMNPDGREAMTKAVREAVNGLIGKVCAEGNVDRHDILDAVFVGNPIMHHLFLGIDPTELGQAPFALAVSGALQYWAHEIGIDVNRGARLYMLPCIAGHVGADAAGATLAEGPYRQDKMMLLVDVGTNAEIVLGNRKNVVAASSPTGPAFEGAEISSGQRAAPGAIERVRIDPETLEPRFRVIGVDKWSDEEGFADAAAAVGVTGICGSAIIEVVAEMFLTGIISQDGVVDGTMAARSPRILQNGRTFSYLLHDGEQRIAVTQNDIRAIQLAKSALYAGIKLLMEKLGVNHVDTIHFAGAFGSFIDPKYAMVLGLIPDCDLAEVKAVGNAAGTGALMALLNRGHRREIEQVVSRIEKIETALEPKFQEYFVNAMALPNKVDAFPHLSTVVSLPERKVLSDDGGGEGGGRRRRRSRE; encoded by the coding sequence ATGCCTTCCGGAAAGCGCGGACGGTTTCCTGTCGGCACGCCCGTCCTGGAAGCGGCGCGCAAGCTCGGGGTCTACGTGGAAAGCGTCTGTGGCGGACGTGCCACCTGCGGGCGCTGCCAGATCTCGGTCCAGGAAGGCAACTTCGCCAAGCACAAGATCGTCTCCTCGAACGAACACATATCGCTGAAGGGGCCGAAGGAGGAGCGCTACGAGGAAATCCGCGGCCTGCCGGACGGACGGCGCCTTTCCTGCTCGGCACAGATTCTCGGCGATCTGGTCATCGACGTTCCGCAAGACACGGTCGTCAATGCACAGGTCGTGCGCAAGGCCGCGACCGACCGCGTGATCGAGCGCAACGCCGCCGTCCAGCTCTGCTATGTCGAGGTTGAAGAGCCCGACATGCACAAGCCGCTCGGGGACCTCGACCGGCTGAAGCATGTTCTGGAAAAGGATTGGGGCTGGAAGGACTTGCTCGTCGCATCTCACCTGGTTCCGCAGGTCCAGGGCATTCTGCGCAAGGGCAACTGGGGCGTCACGGCGGCGATCCATCGCGACATGGATTCCTCGCGTCCCTTCATCGTCGGCCTCTGGCCCGGCCTCAAGAACGAAGCCTATGGCATTGCCTGCGACATCGGCTCGACGACGATCGCAATGCACCTCGTCTCCTTGCTGTCCGGCCGTATCGTCGGCTCCTCCGGGACGTCTAACCCGCAGATCCGCTTCGGCGAGGATCTGATGAGCCGCGTCTCCTACGTCATGATGAACCCCGACGGACGAGAGGCGATGACGAAGGCCGTGCGCGAGGCGGTCAATGGCCTGATCGGCAAGGTCTGCGCGGAAGGCAACGTCGATCGGCATGACATCCTTGACGCCGTCTTCGTCGGCAACCCGATCATGCACCACCTCTTCCTCGGTATCGACCCGACGGAACTCGGCCAGGCACCCTTCGCGCTCGCCGTATCCGGCGCCCTGCAGTACTGGGCACACGAGATCGGCATCGACGTCAACCGCGGAGCGCGGCTCTACATGCTTCCCTGCATCGCCGGCCATGTCGGCGCCGATGCGGCAGGTGCGACGCTTGCGGAAGGCCCGTATCGCCAGGACAAGATGATGCTCTTGGTCGATGTCGGCACGAATGCCGAAATCGTGCTCGGCAACCGAAAGAACGTCGTCGCCGCCTCCTCGCCGACCGGTCCCGCCTTCGAGGGCGCGGAAATCTCCTCCGGCCAGCGGGCGGCCCCCGGTGCAATCGAACGCGTCCGCATAGATCCGGAAACCCTCGAGCCGCGGTTCCGCGTCATCGGCGTCGACAAATGGTCCGACGAAGAGGGGTTTGCAGACGCAGCCGCCGCAGTCGGAGTGACCGGCATCTGCGGCTCGGCGATCATCGAGGTCGTCGCGGAGATGTTTCTGACAGGCATCATCTCGCAGGATGGCGTTGTGGACGGCACCATGGCGGCAAGGAGTCCTCGCATCCTCCAGAATGGCCGTACCTTCTCCTATCTTCTCCACGACGGCGAGCAGCGCATCGCCGTGACGCAGAACGACATACGGGCGATCCAGCTCGCAAAATCGGCGCTTTACGCAGGAATAAAACTGCTCATGGAAAAGCTTGGCGTCAACCATGTCGACACCATTCATTTCGCCGGCGCCTTCGGATCGTTCATCGATCCCAAGTATGCGATGGTTCTGGGCCTTATCCCGGATTGCGATCTCGCGGAAGTGAAGGCGGTGGGCAATGCGGCGGGGACGGGAGCCCTGATGGCGCTCCTCAACCGCGGACACCGTCGCGAGATCGAGCAGGTTGTCAGCCGGATCGAAAAGATCGAAACCGCGCTCGAACCGAAGTTTCAGGAGTACTTCGTCAACGCAATGGCCTTGCCGAACAAGGTCGATGCCTTCCCTCACCTTTCAACGGTCGTTTCCTTGCCCGAGCGAAAGGTTCTAAGCGATGACGGCGGCGGCGAAGGTGGTGGCAGACGACGGAGGCGAAGCCGCGAATAG
- a CDS encoding GNAT family N-acetyltransferase, translating into MLSDGYTDIPDGKLAVVATCLQMFRPPAPGRDPDQPDLSLGKVEAPDLDWYRDLYRRIGAEWLWGSRLAMSDGELHEVIGDPAVDIWAVTKDGRAEGLLELDFRQEGECELAFFGLSSAIIGQGAGRWLMNRAIERAWSKPISRFWVHTCTLDHPSALNFYVRSGFVPFKRQIEVFDDPRLVGTLAEDVAPRVPILRPAAR; encoded by the coding sequence ATGCTATCGGATGGCTACACGGATATACCGGACGGGAAACTGGCGGTTGTGGCAACATGCCTGCAGATGTTTCGCCCACCGGCGCCGGGGCGCGATCCGGACCAGCCTGATCTGTCACTCGGGAAAGTTGAGGCGCCGGACCTTGATTGGTACCGCGATCTCTATCGCCGCATCGGCGCCGAATGGCTCTGGGGATCGCGCCTTGCCATGTCGGACGGAGAACTTCACGAGGTCATCGGAGATCCGGCAGTCGACATCTGGGCCGTGACGAAGGACGGACGTGCGGAGGGTCTGCTCGAGCTGGATTTCAGGCAGGAAGGCGAATGCGAGCTCGCGTTCTTCGGGTTGTCGAGTGCAATCATTGGACAGGGGGCCGGGCGCTGGTTGATGAACAGGGCCATCGAGCGCGCCTGGAGCAAGCCGATCAGCCGTTTCTGGGTCCATACCTGCACTCTGGATCATCCGAGCGCGCTCAACTTCTACGTTCGCTCGGGTTTCGTTCCCTTCAAGCGGCAGATCGAGGTTTTCGACGATCCCCGGCTGGTCGGAACGCTTGCCGAAGACGTTGCGCCGCGAGTGCCGATCCTCAGGCCCGCGGCCAGGTAA
- a CDS encoding diguanylate cyclase: MFSTAIKFRLKNELGIDVTHCSSMIALKKALRQDPGRFALAVLDLNLPDAPNCEALDHVISLGIAPLVFTGSFNEGTRDAVMAKQVIDYVVKDNPSSIQQLIVAVDRILTIGITNVLVVDSDPDSLALEAGLMMRQNFRVTCAGDGASALDILDRAGDVDIVVTDLDLSDMDGLRLLGEIRKLHGDESVRVIGLSSGADRMLAARFLRAGGDDYLQKPFLAEEFNSRVFQVAAIQKRVQALQRIAARDYLTDLYNRRFFFEAGSRLVDQAIRRGEPSCIAILDIDHFKRLNDTYGHEVGDAVLKAISTRLRTRLGARHLLARLGGEEFAILFYGLDLDAALDHCEGLRADLAGEPIDADGEPVTVTVSIGLASIASRESFDNYLNAADQFLYMAKHAGRNRVFSELSLMNALAG, translated from the coding sequence ATGTTCTCCACGGCGATCAAATTCAGGCTCAAGAATGAGCTCGGCATAGACGTCACCCATTGTTCCAGCATGATCGCGCTCAAGAAGGCGCTCAGGCAGGATCCGGGACGCTTCGCCCTGGCTGTCCTTGATCTGAACCTGCCGGATGCGCCGAACTGCGAAGCGCTCGACCACGTCATTTCTCTCGGAATCGCGCCCTTGGTGTTCACCGGCTCGTTCAACGAGGGCACGCGCGATGCAGTGATGGCCAAGCAGGTGATCGATTATGTCGTCAAGGACAATCCTTCGTCGATTCAGCAACTCATCGTGGCCGTCGACCGCATTCTGACGATCGGCATCACGAACGTGCTGGTCGTCGATTCCGACCCGGACAGTCTGGCGCTCGAGGCCGGACTGATGATGCGGCAGAATTTCCGGGTCACATGTGCCGGCGACGGGGCAAGCGCACTCGACATTCTGGACAGGGCAGGCGACGTCGACATCGTGGTCACGGACCTCGACCTTTCCGACATGGACGGCCTGAGGCTGCTCGGGGAGATCAGAAAGCTGCACGGCGACGAGAGCGTCCGCGTGATCGGACTTTCATCGGGTGCCGACAGGATGCTTGCCGCCCGCTTTCTCCGTGCAGGCGGTGACGACTATCTTCAAAAGCCCTTTCTCGCCGAGGAATTCAACAGTCGGGTCTTCCAGGTCGCGGCAATACAGAAACGCGTCCAGGCGCTCCAGAGAATTGCCGCTCGGGACTACCTCACGGATCTCTACAATCGTCGCTTCTTCTTCGAGGCGGGCTCGCGTCTCGTCGACCAGGCGATCCGCCGCGGCGAGCCGAGCTGCATCGCAATTCTCGACATCGACCACTTCAAGAGGTTGAACGATACTTACGGCCACGAGGTCGGCGATGCCGTGCTCAAGGCGATATCGACGCGCCTCAGGACCCGGCTTGGCGCCCGGCATCTCCTTGCGCGCCTCGGCGGCGAAGAGTTTGCAATCCTGTTCTACGGACTGGACCTGGATGCGGCCCTGGATCACTGCGAAGGGCTCCGCGCGGATCTGGCGGGGGAACCAATCGACGCCGACGGCGAGCCGGTCACGGTAACCGTCTCGATCGGTCTTGCATCGATCGCCAGCCGTGAATCCTTCGACAACTATCTGAACGCGGCCGACCAGTTCCTCTACATGGCAAAGCATGCCGGGCGGAACCGGGTTTTCTCGGAGCTTTCGCTGATGAATGCACTCGCCGGATAA